A genomic segment from Methanolobus zinderi encodes:
- a CDS encoding NYN domain-containing protein encodes MDENEKDDKLAVLIDADNAQPSIIEGLMDEIAIYGIASVRRIYGDWTTPNLTPWKHTLLEHSIQPIQQFAYTTGKNATDSALIIDAMDLLYTEKLDGFCIVSSDSDFTRLSQRIREAGLTVYGFGEKKTPVAFIAACDKFIYTENLRKEDDEVEDTISSPTGKWSTNELKGDSRLVNLLRNAVEDSANDDGWALLAEVGGNLIKRSPDFDPRNYGYKKLGDLVEATNLFEIDKKSQNGSGKGVVIYIRDRRTRGRR; translated from the coding sequence ATGGATGAAAATGAAAAAGATGATAAACTGGCTGTGCTGATCGATGCTGATAATGCCCAACCCTCCATAATAGAGGGACTTATGGATGAGATAGCAATCTACGGTATTGCCAGCGTCAGACGGATCTACGGTGACTGGACCACTCCAAACCTTACACCATGGAAGCATACCCTGCTTGAGCATTCTATTCAGCCGATACAGCAGTTTGCCTATACCACCGGCAAGAATGCAACGGACAGTGCACTTATAATCGATGCCATGGACCTGCTATACACCGAGAAACTTGACGGTTTCTGTATCGTATCCAGCGATAGTGACTTTACCCGCCTGTCACAGAGGATTAGAGAAGCCGGCCTCACGGTCTATGGATTCGGGGAAAAGAAAACCCCTGTGGCCTTTATCGCAGCCTGTGACAAGTTCATCTATACCGAGAACCTGAGGAAGGAAGATGACGAGGTTGAAGATACCATATCCTCACCTACAGGCAAATGGAGCACCAATGAACTCAAGGGAGATTCAAGGCTTGTTAACCTTCTGAGAAATGCCGTGGAGGATTCGGCCAACGATGACGGCTGGGCCCTGCTGGCTGAAGTCGGAGGCAACCTCATCAAACGCAGTCCTGATTTTGATCCAAGGAACTACGGCTACAAGAAACTCGGAGATCTGGTGGAGGCAACCAACCTTTTCGAGATCGATAAGAAATCCCAGAACGGTTCCGGCAAGGGTGTTGTCATATACATACGGGACAGGAGGACCAGGGGCAGAAGATAG